The DNA window TCTTGAGGAACACATAGGTAAAGTCTCTCATAGTCTTATTTTAAAGTATTCTTTTTGTCCTATTCATTTAGATGTTGCTttaacttgttttgtttgacagatCTGATCAGCCAGCACAGGCTAGCTCTGGAGAAGAGGGATGTGACAGCAAAGACGCGTGATGATCATTTAAAAAGCATGAAGTCGCCTGAAATGCTACAAAACCATCAAGAAatggaggagaaaaagaaacagctgGAGGAGATTGAGAGACAACTTGGTACGTTTGTTGACGTGGCAGTAAGGGCAGAGAAAACATGTATACAATCTTTTTGCCTTGTATTCTTTTAGCATTATTGATTTCTAATTGGTCTGTATTCTACTTCTAGTGTCAACTCCAGTAAGACCAGTAAAACGGGGTCTTGAGAATGCTGGTGAGCCATCCAGAATCATTGCAAAGAGAGCAAAGCAGAGACTCATATGAGAAGTGGTCTATAGTTCAATCTGAGCACAAAATCCTTTTTTacctctttttttatgtttgagtTAATTAAGTTGTTGtaattgatttgtgtttgtacaGATTAGTTTTTTGTATGTTTGAACACTTTTGTTATATTCAAAATTGCATGGCAAAATATATCTCAAAGAacgttttgattttttttttctataaaaaaacTGTACTAAAATCTCTCTTTGCCTGTGTCATTATTTCTACTAAATAATAACTTCAGTGAAATAGAaaccttaaaaataaaatcttagTTTTAAGGATTTGGGCGCACATTTTACGCACGGGGTAATTACGGTGCCTTTTCGAACCAAAGACAATCATTATCCAAAGTTAGCCTCCGGAAATGATGTAGGCCTATGATATTGTGTTTTTGGATGCCGAAAgagaagtatgtgtgtgtgtgtgtgtgtgtgtattttctgaAAAAACGGTAAAAAAAAGGCATCTGTCAGTATTGGAGGGGGTCCCGATACGTCACATCCAAGGACGCTGCAAGGAGCTTGGTTCGATCTGCGCACCACAGAGAGGGAACAACCGCTTCACTGATCACTTGAAAGCATACTGGAGCATTTAGTTCACATTTTAACCATGAAGCGCGGATTTTGCGGACTTATTcactttttaataactttcccTCTCATCAGTGGATCACCTTTCCAACATAGCATGTTCCGGGGTAACGCATATTCTGGCACCGAAACACGACAGAGAAATAAGTGAGTAATGGATGTATTGTTCATATCATGTTTGCATGTTGATGCGAACCACTCATTGATTCGACTGATTAACGCACCTCATGTATCCTCTACGTGTAAATTAACTCTGTCACTTTAGGAAAAGTAATCCATGCAATGAATACCCACCGCAGCTTTCTATGCCAGGAGTGATTAACGGTGATTTTTCTGCAGAAACTGGTGCGCCTACGTTGTGCACAAGAACGTGAGCTGTGCCGTCGTGGGAGGCACGGAGAGTTTCCTGCAGCCAGAGGTTTTGCCGTGTCCACCGGAGCTGCCAAATTGTGCGCAACAAGTGATGTAAGTTCCCAGAAGTCCAGGACACTGGATGGAGGGCAGATGTTCTttgctttttatatttatttatttttatttttaacaatgtAAGGCAACACTGTTGCTTTTACTGTACAGCGTGGATTTATACACTGTCAAAAAACTTACTGTTGTGTTAAAATGCAAATCTTGAGCTTGGTCAGATGTTCGTCTGAGGTAGGGAGGTAGGATGAAGCTGTTCCTCTAACATTCCCCAGTGTTCTATGTTCTTCTGTGTTGTCATTATATTCTTATATTTGtattatagatttttttttctttagggccaAAACTAACAAAGCATTGTTGTATCTGCATTAGTGATTTATTATTTCGTAAGCAGTGGTgtaggaagtattcagatctcatacttaagtaaaagtagtaataccaaaGTGTAATATACTCAGTTtcaaaagtcctgtgtttaaattctaaaaagtaaaagtacaaaagtattggcatcaaaatatacttgtAGTTAAAGTACTTACAATGCAAATGGAGAGTGAAAtgcagaaatatatattcatatacttCTGTGTAgcttattataaatatatatatatacacacacacacacacacattaattgaTCTACAGAGACAGTATGAATGACATTCATTCTTAGAAGAATCTTAAAAACATTATTCAAGCATCTGTGTTGAATCTTCATGAAGGGCACTATGGTCAGACATAACTGACTTTGTTTTGCTTCAGTGTTCATTAagcaacaaacacaacaaacacacttgTGAGATGTAATTAATCATCGAGTGGCAGGGGCCTGTGGGCCAACAGTGTCCTCATGACGTAGAAGTGGTGGAAAGTCTTAGCCGTTTCCTGCCATTTAATTCAATGCAAATGTGACTATTGTTAATTTAATCTTAGTTGTCAACAAACAAGACTTTTATTGTGCTTTGACTCAAAGTTTACATTGTATTCCTGAGAGGGAGAGTTGCACAAGTCTTATATTGAGAATATAATGAGAAGAATTATTATCGCTATTATACTGTAACACATAAAATTGTATAAGCATCTGATTTTTTTAGAATGTAATCATGTCTTCATGTGTTGAATGCCTCCAGATATCAGACACACTTTAGGCCCATGTATAAGATTGCATACAAGACCGTAACGGAGCTGCAGTGGAGGTGCTGCCCGGGGTACCAGGGCCACGACTGCCGGGAGGTGAAAGACATAAAGCTGCTCCAAGTGGAGCATTTGCCTCATGCTCCATCTGCCTCTGGACATATTCCAGTCCCACAAGGTGAAAGACATCATTATAACTAAGGAAATCTAGCATGAAAATATGTGAAACAAAACAAGTAACTGCTGGTAACTGTTTCCCATCGCTCTATCTGTTTCACTTTATAGCTCCAGAACAGCAAACAGAGAACCAGAGGAATCATCCATGGGGAGTAGCGGGGCAGTTTGCAGGTCAGCCAGGTCACAGGCCACTGGAGGGTCATGGAGGATCTGCACAACacctggaggaggaggtgcAGCGACTATCCCACATGGTCCTTAACATGCAAGCAAGAATGACAGACATGTCCTCCAATCTGAGACTGGATCTCCAAGAGGACGCCAGTAAAATGCTGGTTACGCTGTTGAATAACTACAGGCAGCCTGCCCGTGCCAGAGGCGCAGAGACCCACACCGTTCAGGTTCAGGACTTCTCTTTTGGACATGAGACAACGCAGATGGACGACGTCATGAACAAGATCAGCCAGGTCACAGACGATCTAGAGTCCAAGAGCAATACCCTGGATGACTTGCTTGGCCGTGTCAACCGCCATGATGGAcaaattaatctgttgatgGAGGCGGTGCACAACCAGCTGTCCACACCCCCTCCTGCTCTCCCAGCCAGTCCTACAGACCTGCGTGCCTACCTGGACGAGAAGATCCGCGCTCTGAGAGAGGAGTTGATGGAGGGCATGGACATCAAAATGGCAGACATGAAAAACTCATGTGATTATAAAATAATGTCAGTTCAGGAGCAGTGTGAGGGACAAGAATCCAACTACCTCAGCCTGGCCGAGCTCATGGACTCCAAGGAAACTGACCTGCGCAACGAGATCCAGGACCTTAAGACCAAGCTGGTTGATCCAAGAAAGGAGGACACCCGTCCTGTGGAGAACCTTGAGATCTGTCTGAACTCATCTGAGAAGACTGTAGCGGCCCAGTGCCTTTCTGTGGAGGAGAAGCTGAAAAAAGAACGGGCCGAGGTTATCAAAGACCTGAAGGAGACTCTGGAGAAAAGGCTGGCCTCCATGGAGGACAGACTCACCACCTTGTTGGTAGATACCAGCACCGACTCCCCATCTGGTGGTCTTTTGACTGCTGTAGATGCTATGGAGAATAGTCTTAAAGGCCAGATAAATGGCCTTGGAGCAATGGAGGGGCAACTCCTCAACTACAGCGCCAGCATTGAGAATGTACACAGCGAGTTGAGCCATCTGAAAGGGCGTGTGAGCAGGTTGGAGGACTCGCTATCAGATGTAGTCCACAGGCAGTCTCAGGTGTCTCTGATCCTCAACTCCACCTGGGGTCAAGTTAAAACAGGGGCTGAGCAGGAGGCCAAGGACCTTCTGGAGCTTCACAGGACCCAGCATCAAGAGCTGAGAAAGCGTCTGGATGAGCTGGGCAGGGAGGTGAAAGCCAAGGCCGACCACTGCAAGAACCAAACAGAAGATGTCGGGAAGGTGATTGCACACATGGACAGCCGCATTGTTAGTGTGGAGAGTTTATGTGGCAAGCTGGATCCCATCTCCGGTAGCCTCCAGAGGATCAAAGAGGGTCTGAATAAACACGTCACTGGGTTGTGGACTTGTGTCAACCAGCTGAATAGTACAGTTAGAGCTCACGCACGAGATATCGGAGGACTGAGGGGAACTTGTGAGAACCTCCAGAACCACATCTCTAATGCAGGCGGAGACCTCCAGGTGCTAACGAACAGCAAACCTGGGAAGACGGGTAAGCTGCTATACACACATAAACTCACCCATTTTATTTCCGTGGTGTGAATGATTACCCGTGAAGTAACGATTTAAAGCGACACTTACATTCCTCTTGaatatcttcttcttcttacaaatgaaaagttgaatacCTAGAATAAAACGCACTCTTGCTCAAGTCTGGTAcctggtctggtatgaccactGGCTTATgatggctaatgttagccaatGTTATTACAGACGTTATACTGACTGAGTTAACTGACTATTTTCTGCTTGTGCTACTGTATTTTACTATTATTCTGTAAACTTCACCTGTGGCCACAGTGGGCACTTTTCAGCAGAAGTTACATCGTCATTCTTTAAACACAGGCTAAAACTGATTTCTCATCCACAGAAGTTTAAATAGAACCTTGAGATCAATTAAATAGCTGTAATATTTCCCAACATTTTAGATCATTGCTTGGACTATAGTCCATTTGTTTAGTCCAATAATGGGAGAGGCTGCGATATTGAAGTGTGttagagtgtgtgagtgagaggaagttggatttttatttaaccaTGTTCTCAGTTAAAGGAGGCAGGGTTTATTAAAGACACATGCTTGATTAAATATACCCAACTTGTGTTGAGCAATGCTTTGACAAAAAGACATGCTTTTTTTGTGCATCCAagtgtgcattcatgtgtgtgtatataaactCCTACATGTATGAATAGTTTTCTTGGGAGTAAAATGTGAGAACGTCACCTTGTTTGATATCATATGGATCTATTTGATTATCCTTAATGCTGGATATTATTGCAAGACTAGTTGCGGTAAGCATATTTCAGAGTACAGATTTTCATATCACTGCATATGTTGCATATTTCTCGTATGAGCCGGCTTATAATGGTGCCTATGAGACCAAGTCGGACTTCTCTGACTCTCACAGTTGTAAATGGGAACAAGAAGCACGCCCATAATGTTTACGAGCCAGCTCTCTTCCTCTGGGACCGGCTAGTTTTCAGTCGCTGGTTTAATGGTGCAGGTGATGCCACATGTGATCCAGTCCAGAATCTTATGGGAGGGGAGCTGGAATGAAATAGTCCTTATTCCGGTTCTGGTTCTAGTCCAAGTCGGACCAGAGGCTTTGCATCATGTGTTTTCTGGCTGATTCTTCAGTTTTCTCATTTTTGCCAATCTGTAATGACTGGGACATGTTGCCACTCCACCCAATGGATGTGGTCATAATGTAATTTCATCATTCTGTCATTGGGAAGTTTTGCAAGTGGAAGCACAATTAATCATGATTTCCACTCATGCTCAGCGATGTTACATGGGCCATTTTGACCTCTGGCTCCTTGTTGTCTTTGCCCTGCCAGCTGCCTCATCCTATTGTCTCCCCCTCCCGGCTTATCTGAAGAGAGTGGAAAAACCTTCCTTGGAGAAGTCCATAACAGAGAGATCTCTACACAGCTTATCACAGCGAGCACTCATGGCCACCACTCTTTATATCAGAGCCAGGAGCTTCAGTTTGTTTAGATTAGGTGCTACTGGAATCAACATTTATATCACTCCTTTTCCTCACAACCCCTACAGTGCTTTATTTTAGTCTTCAAGTCCCATGcagttttctcactttttttgaaCTGGCATGGCTGAGTTCCTTTTCTGTTGAAATAAACAGTGTGAACACTTAAAGCTGCACCAGGGTCCCAAGGGTCATTTGTCAATGTGTTTACCATGATGTCATACCGGTTGTTAACCTTGAATGACAGGGTCAGGAAAGGGGCAAAGACAGATGCAATGTGTCATTCATGAAATGATTTAGCTGCTTTCAGTGCTAATCATGACGTCatggctttattttattttggcttGTTGACACAGGGCAGAAATACATAAGCCACTGAGGTTTTGCTGGAAACCCCCATTTTCATGTCAACAGTGGGCCTCCAGTGGATATGCATTACAGATACATGTACAGTTGCTCATAGTTTAGAAAAActgaattattaattaataccTGAACTGAAATGAGCATTTCACTTGATTCTTGACCTTGACATAGTTTGAAGCAGAAATGGGCGCACTTTTAAACAAGGCACCATTTCTAAGAGGTTTAAAAGTTGTCGCTAATAGTTTTATTAATGATTAATCAACCAGTTATAATCCATTAATAAGAGCAACGTCTGGGTTGCtagtgtttcttttttgtttggtAAGAATGCAGTTATAAATGTAGGTCATCTATTAAAAAAATGGCTTTTGGAATTCACACTTTCTATTAAGCCAATCAAGTCTAGAGTTATAAATGTTAATACATTGTTAATAAATAGATTTTTGTCCAGATACTCAGCAGGTTTTCCTAAAAGGTAAGCGGTCCATGAGAGTAACTACCTGATTACTAAATGGCTTTTTTTCGCTGCGCCTTCAACCACATCGCACATCATTATAATCCATGGTAACGGTGCAAACACCCCTGTCCATGTCCCCttatatattgttattattattatattgtataaACAATTGATcacaaacaatgttttttgcatACTTGGAGCCATACACTACAAAGTGCCTTTTCCTGTGTGCATATGTAAAATGTATACGTTTTCTAATCCTTTTACTTGCGTTAAAGCACATCTCTCTCGTTGTGTTTGACAAGGCGGCCTCCACTCACTTAAAGCATTGTAGAGCTCTATTATGGGGACAGGAGATTAGAAAGCACGCTTTCCTGCTTCTGACAACGCTCAGTGTTTAAGCTGGTAGGTCAGTGACCTACGAGAGATGAGGTCATTGGTAGGGTGACGCTCTCTGGTCAGTGGTCAAACATGATAACCCCATGAACCAAAAACAAGATGGGACCTAACAGAAAGCCCTCAAGAACAATATTGCCTGCGGCATTTGGTGGCTGCTCAGTTTATACCCTCTTATCTTGACAGGGAGGGTGTGGCATTATCTTACGTGAAACATTTAGCAAACTCCCTTTTATCTCCTGCgcccagtttttcaaaaaatgtaatctggaTCAAATTGATGCAGATTTGGAAATGTTTTGCTCTTCAGGATCACCTGATCCACCTTACTTTTATGACCACATTTTTGGTAATCAAGGTTTGATCCAGATCAAATGTAAGATCGGATTACATGATCTGATCTTGTTCGGAATCCCTCTTTTGCTTTTGAAAAACCCATTTCCAAGATTTGATCCAATCCGTGATCCTAAATCCCACTGgattacttttgaaaaactgggcccTGAGTTCTGAGCCTAGATTTATTGATTCCTAAATAAAGTCTTATGAGCGCAGTGTGTTTTTGACTAACTGTGACTCATAAAGTCAACACTTTCCAAATTGCTGTGCAGTCATTATTATGTGGTATGTAATGCGGAAAGTGGGCATTCTTGTGACACAAGGGGCTGTTGTATTTTGGGGCTGTGGGGGGTTTAAGTGActaacaacagagccagggttTCCCATGCTGCTTTGCTGGATAGATTGCAAATTTGTGGCCAACAGCAGACCCAGCTGCATTTGTTTACAGCTCACCTCTTTCATCATGACATACACTCTCGAGTACATCCATCCACCCTGTGTTTGCCTCTTTTATCCTTGTAGCACTAGGCCTGAAATCAGTTTTGAATCCCTCCCATCAAAGGCTACTCACATACCTCGCTTTATATGAGCAGCGACACGACTAACAAACGCAGACCAGtgaaacacatgcacatgtgcGTATATGCAGACTTAACCCCCTTAGCTGTTTTATGGTTACATGCCGGTCCCTCGCCACATGTTGTGTTTAACAGGCAGACTTTTCTGGCTTCTATACTAAATGACCCTTTTCCCCGGGGAGAGGGGACAAGCTGCCTGGTGGTTGAACATGTGGCTGTGCCTTGGTATGCTGCTGGTATGCCTTTTATGTGCAGATTTCCCCGGTAGAACAGAAGAGTTGGGGGCTGTTGTCTTGTTGTAGAGCAGAGTTTGTGTCCCCAGCCAGGAGGGTTGATTTGTTGATAAACTCCAGGGTTCGTCCCAGCAGTGGTTCTCAGGAATGCAGCGGTACATTCAGAGCTGATCACCATATGATGGGAGATGGGGAATTGGTCTGTCATTTTCTCTGTTCATGGCCATTAGAACAGGCTTGGATAACCACTCACTGTTTGGCTGTTAATGAGTCTACAGTAGCCCTGTCATAAACATAAACGCATGTTTCTTGAAAAGTTCAAACGCAAGTGAAAAAGTAGACATACAACATAGAATATAATTTCATGTTATTGCTATGAGGTTTGTCAACATTTGTTGGTGCAAACAAGTCATTTTCAAAAGTTTGAAACAATTACGCTGTGgaccagtgtcattcatattaATTAAGAGAGGCCTGCCAGTAAATACTACGGTTATGAAACCTGTCATTTTTGAGTTTGTGTAAGAGAGGTATTCATTTGATTTCAAATGTATTATGATTGTTAGACCATAGTTGTATTGGAGGTATGTGACAATGTTAAATGACATAATGTGTCCGCTGTCAAAAGACTTTGCTATAACATTAAATACAGTATCTCTGTTTGCATTGGGGCATTTGATCTCAAACTTTTTATGTCATGCCCCCCTTAGGGAAAAACACAAATTGATGTGCAAATTAATAACACTTAATAAACTTGTACATGCCAGTTGGTCTGAAGACATCTCGCAAACCTGAACCTTGATTGCTTTGCAGGACTCAAAGCACCTTTGTTAGCTTATTGTTTCTTCATGaatattactttattttaattttttttacttgaccTGCTCTCCACATTTTCATGTGTGACCTCCTGCAGTGGCCCTGCCGCCAGTTTGAGAACACATTACACTAGACAAAAACGTGTGTAGCACTGCTTTATGGCAATCATATATTCCCATAATTTCCATTTCACCCATTACAATTTTCTCAATTAAATTCCTAGAAAATGTACTCCTATCATGATATTAATCAATATTGCACAGTAttgaaatatactgtaaaatgacATAAATCAATGCCTATTTGCGTCTTCTGCTCATAAATGTTTCTGACTGCATATGGTCTCCAAACATCTGCATCCATGcatctatctctctcttacCTGCAACCTCTCCAGCGCTCACTccatatctgttttttttaggtgttCAGGTTGCTGTGGAGGACGGTTTAGGTAAGAGCCCTGCGGGGCCGCTTGGTCCTCCGGTCGCCTCCCTCCCACAGCCACCTGTGATAGAGACCGGAGAGGCGGGACCCCCCGGCAAGATGTCCTCGTCCAAGTTGCCCAAGGGGACAGATGGCAGCATGATACCTGTTCAAGGCTTTGCTGGAGCTCCAGGTGAGTCACACCCACATGTACATGCACTCAGCTCTGCATGTTTCCCAGGATTGTTTCATGCgtctcatttttttgttttatttcatcagCCTCCGCAGTCAAATCTACTGACTCGCTAAAGCCCAGCGTGCCACTCATCTCAGGTaaatactcttttttttcttttctttgtgctGCATCACATTAACCTTTCAAGAGTGAATgccaatatttttgttttgatcaACAGATGTGAACATGGCCAACAGACTATCACCACAGGAACCTGCCTCTGCTTTAGGTTAGAATGTATTCAGTCTACAGGTTTCTACCtcttttaatatgtttgttagttaaagcgtaactctcgccaaaacgcaacctagggtctttttgtaaatgtacccgagtcaaactttcgttcatttttggtcaaatggccttttgaatgggagagctaggggcactattatgatagcatcaaaatcactatttttaaaaccctaagaaggctcgacacaacatgaaaccaggggctctacacatgaactccagcattgagaacattgtttgtgtacacagagtttactaaaaaaggttttaacaatcatcactgtagctgttggttTTTCCGGTTGCTGTCCATCTAgacagtcaaaaatagtcgatctccaaatgcaacgtaacagggaggagagcaaagatggaaagctcctaaagcttagttccatataagtGCAcaaataatttgttgttttgtcgttagtgaaaaacaatattgaccttggtTGAAAAAGGAgtctcatataagaatgacatttcctcctatggagtccgttcattcgtaTTCGGAGATCAacactttttgactgacaagatggcggatagcgtaaacgacaactgctaaagtgactcgttcaaaacctttctttttattaaactctgggtacacaaacaatattgtcaatgctttcgttcatgtgtagagcccctggtgatacttggagaaaagtttcatgttgtgtcgagccttcttagtgtttgaaaaatagctattttgatgctatcataaaagcgcccctagctctcccattcaaaaggccatttgaccgaaaatgagaatacggtaaatcttaaaaacggcttttccgtcctaattatgtttttaaacgaaaatttgactcgggtacattcacaaaaagtccctaggttgcattttggcgagagtttgGCTTTAATGTTTCCTTTCCTGCGTTCAGGTGAGAAGGTGTCGTTCTCAGCTGGTCTGACTCTTCCTCCGTTCCAGGGAGAGATCGGAATCATTCGATTCAACAAAGTGCTGATCAATGATGGAGGACACTATGACGCTCATACAGGTAACTGTTACTACAGTCGCACTGGCCCAAACAATTAACCATCaacctacattttactccacaGTTTGTTATTGTACATTTCAGTTTGAACTGTTGTGAATTTAATTTGAACGCTGGcgattattttgtaattaaatgtaattattatttaGTAGGGGTGCACGGTTCAGAAattgtcacgattcgattcaatatcgatttttaggctcaagattcgattcaaaatcgattttcaattcaaaaaaacgattcacagtatgtaaatgagttacttttcccatgtgattgcagtagacatacaattaaataaataataataaaaatttgaatcgatttttggatttctatgaatcgattttgaatcggtagagcttgaatcgtgatttgaatgtccatccatccatccatcttcatccgcttatacGGGGTCGGGtccgggggtagcagctccagcaggggaccccaaacttccctttcccgggccacattaaccagctccgactgggggatcctgaggcgttcccaggccagggtggagatataattcctccacctagtcctgggtctcccccgaggcctcctcccagctggacgtgcctggaacacctccgattgaatgtgaatcgatttttttgcacacccctaatattTAGGCTATAAACGGTCCCATCACAATTAACAAGAAATCCAAAGTGATGATGCTTCTTTTGTTTGACTAACAGGCCAAAACAACAATGTACAATTCATACCCCTTACTGTTTATTCCACTttctatttattctatattttttctATAAATTCTATAAATGACTCTGCACTTAACTGTTTTTGTCTGGTTAGACGgtaaactgcatttcgttgtcagAGGATCACTATTATTGGTAGGATTAATCCTCTggagaacatgaatgtctgaaggAAATTCCATGGGAATCCTAAACTATTTTAATCTGTCTGCCCAGGTGTGTGTATTATAAGCATATGGGTGTTGTTCTCAGGTATCTTCACAGCTCCCTCCGACGGCCGCTACCTGGTGACCGCTGTGCTCACAGCCCAGCACGGTGAGAGGGTCGAGGCGGTCCTGTCTGTGTCCAATCAAAGCATTCAGAGGTTGGACTCGACGGGCTTCCTGTCAGAAGCGGCGGCAGCGCCCTCACATGATCGGTGTAACTGCAGCGGTTCAGCCTCACTGAGTCTGGTTCTGTCGCTGAGGAGAGGAGATCGAGCAGGACTGGTCATGACTGCTGGAAAACTCGCCAGCTCAGCCTCCTCTGAGATCCTGTCATCTTTCAGCGCTGTGCTTCTCTACCCCAGCCCATCAAAACGGTAGCCCTGCCATTTTTAAAGACACCTTATATAAGCCATAAGTGGAGTATGGTGTACATTACTGGGGACACATTAAGGCTAATGGTGGTATCACATTATCAGAGGAGGGAAAGAAATGTCTTTACCAGCACGGGACAATGTTAAATGAGATTATTTCTATCATTAGTActtatatatagtgtgtatacattgcattcttttatattttcattgtgAAGTTTTGTCTATGACCTAGatcttacacatacacatttatttGTGGTCCACTGCAGTAATCAGTTTTTCCTTAGTATTTAAAAACTGTGTATTGTAAGTGCACCACCTTGCAATTGCTGATGTTATTGAGTTGTGCACATATTTGAATTCCAGTTGGTCCAATTTATTCATTACTTGTTTAGGAAATCAGTTAGTGTTTATTTTCTCAGAAACATCCTACAGTTCATACCAGTTTTCATTATTGCATATATTATTTCTTATTGGTGCTAAAATTGTCAACGTGCAAACTAAGCTTTGATTGTTTCAAAtacaatttgtggttttattaATGCATCATTCATCATTTAACAGTTTATTATTACAACACATAGTTTATAATATGTATACAGAGTTCATACTATACCTATTAACTTAGAGTACTTATACTTAAATAATTCATGTTTTCTGAGCTCAACTCTCAGACAGACAATCTAGCAAATAGAAAGcagattaaatgtatttatcaaAACCGTCATCCAAAACATACCTGGGCTCACATTGTTACATCACAATGTAAATTGGATTGCCATGAGGTAAATTACAACAATCTACAGAAAACACtttaagcagcagcagcaaaggtTCTTCACTGAAAAGTGAAATAAGACCACTAAACCAAGAAAATACTGTGTTCTCTTCACACAAAGTGCATCACTTTCATAGAAAGAATGCATTCAACTTTACTTACAGCTGCACAACTGAGCATGAAAATGATATAAACAAAGAGGCCTAGCattgatatactgtatttttcacAATGACAAAATCAAAGAAGTCTGGCAAAAACTTCAGCAAAGATTGATCAAAAATACTTTTCTACCGTCAGTCTAACTAAATCTTGAttttggaggaaaaaaatacCTTATACAAAATGGCAGCAATATCTACCGTACAGAAAGtgctt is part of the Sander vitreus isolate 19-12246 chromosome 22, sanVit1, whole genome shotgun sequence genome and encodes:
- the emilin2b gene encoding EMILIN-2, which produces MKRGFCGLIHFLITFPLISGSPFQHSMFRGNAYSGTETRQRNKNWCAYVVHKNVSCAVVGGTESFLQPEVLPCPPELPNCAQQVIYQTHFRPMYKIAYKTVTELQWRCCPGYQGHDCREVKDIKLLQVEHLPHAPSASGHIPVPQAPEQQTENQRNHPWGVAGQFAGQPGHRPLEGHGGSAQHLEEEVQRLSHMVLNMQARMTDMSSNLRLDLQEDASKMLVTLLNNYRQPARARGAETHTVQVQDFSFGHETTQMDDVMNKISQVTDDLESKSNTLDDLLGRVNRHDGQINLLMEAVHNQLSTPPPALPASPTDLRAYLDEKIRALREELMEGMDIKMADMKNSCDYKIMSVQEQCEGQESNYLSLAELMDSKETDLRNEIQDLKTKLVDPRKEDTRPVENLEICLNSSEKTVAAQCLSVEEKLKKERAEVIKDLKETLEKRLASMEDRLTTLLVDTSTDSPSGGLLTAVDAMENSLKGQINGLGAMEGQLLNYSASIENVHSELSHLKGRVSRLEDSLSDVVHRQSQVSLILNSTWGQVKTGAEQEAKDLLELHRTQHQELRKRLDELGREVKAKADHCKNQTEDVGKVIAHMDSRIVSVESLCGKLDPISGSLQRIKEGLNKHVTGLWTCVNQLNSTVRAHARDIGGLRGTCENLQNHISNAGGDLQVLTNSKPGKTGVQVAVEDGLGKSPAGPLGPPVASLPQPPVIETGEAGPPGKMSSSKLPKGTDGSMIPVQGFAGAPASAVKSTDSLKPSVPLISDVNMANRLSPQEPASALGEKVSFSAGLTLPPFQGEIGIIRFNKVLINDGGHYDAHTGIFTAPSDGRYLVTAVLTAQHGERVEAVLSVSNQSIQRLDSTGFLSEAAAAPSHDRCNCSGSASLSLVLSLRRGDRAGLVMTAGKLASSASSEILSSFSAVLLYPSPSKR